From a single Hymenobacter sp. YIM 151500-1 genomic region:
- a CDS encoding M48 family metallopeptidase: MPQLYIDDLQVEVVRKNIRTLRLSVHMPDGRVRVAVPLRTPDATVRELVQARRAWIRKHQARFAAREQPATLHYVSGEMHLYQGQPVELRVHATAGRPRAQLSGCGCYFDLFAPENSSRAYRAQVLSTWYRQRLRQQLPALLAHWQPIVGAEASTWGIRQMKTRWGTCNTQARRIWLNLELIKRPSPCLEYVLVHELTHLHERYHNARFWGLMDQFMPTWRDHKAVLNGIALEC; the protein is encoded by the coding sequence ATGCCCCAGCTTTATATCGACGATTTGCAGGTGGAAGTCGTCCGTAAGAACATCCGCACCCTGCGCCTGAGCGTGCACATGCCCGATGGGCGCGTGCGGGTGGCCGTGCCCCTGCGTACCCCCGATGCCACCGTGCGCGAGCTGGTGCAGGCCCGCCGCGCCTGGATTCGGAAGCACCAGGCCCGCTTTGCCGCCCGTGAGCAGCCCGCGACGCTGCACTACGTTTCGGGCGAAATGCACTTGTATCAGGGCCAGCCCGTCGAGCTGCGCGTACACGCCACCGCCGGCCGGCCCCGCGCCCAGCTGTCCGGCTGCGGCTGCTACTTCGACCTTTTCGCTCCCGAAAACAGCTCCCGCGCGTACCGGGCGCAGGTGCTGTCCACCTGGTACCGCCAGCGTCTACGTCAGCAGCTGCCGGCTTTGCTTGCCCACTGGCAGCCCATTGTGGGAGCCGAGGCCAGCACCTGGGGCATCCGGCAGATGAAGACGCGCTGGGGCACCTGCAACACCCAGGCCCGGCGCATCTGGCTGAACCTGGAGCTAATCAAGCGCCCCTCTCCCTGCCTCGAATACGTGCTGGTGCACGAGCTCACCCACCTGCACGAGCGGTACCACAACGCCCGCTTCTGGGGTCTCATGGACCAGTTCATGCCCACCTGGCGCGACCATAAAGCCGTCCTGAACGGCATAGCTTTAGAATGCTGA
- a CDS encoding helix-turn-helix domain-containing protein — protein sequence MLHLDLLISPQQNQLDYLAARYHAPVVGNEWRFANEVGRGVLRAYALPLDFAAYTYELEVVQPLALDTVNPADSGIYCVFVNVGQAPVTKTVGSDTVTLRKDQPGGVFFYSPGNTVVEPRQEPGSYMFVCLTFTRQSMAPFLEPGSALAAYFASGRVFHVFEELTLDMEQQLRPLVGSAAPLDTLAVYSRVLMFWQLLVQQLARRQLARRQLAPVATRLLQPDVKQLFRARALLEENYQQVPSIEELAQATGMSATKLTRYFPQYFGRTIYQYAQYVRMRKARELLGEGRLSVSEVGFLVGYSSLTHFTNAFRKHFDVLPREVLRQGRQLVPVSGE from the coding sequence ATGCTTCACCTCGACCTGCTCATCTCGCCCCAGCAAAACCAGCTCGATTACCTGGCAGCCCGCTACCACGCTCCTGTTGTGGGCAACGAATGGCGGTTTGCCAACGAGGTAGGCCGGGGTGTGCTGCGCGCCTACGCCCTTCCGCTCGACTTTGCGGCCTACACCTACGAGTTGGAGGTAGTGCAGCCGCTGGCTCTCGACACGGTGAACCCCGCCGACAGCGGCATCTACTGCGTGTTCGTGAACGTAGGGCAGGCGCCGGTCACCAAAACCGTGGGGTCTGATACCGTTACCCTACGCAAAGACCAGCCCGGCGGCGTCTTTTTTTACTCGCCCGGCAACACCGTCGTCGAGCCCCGGCAGGAGCCTGGCTCCTACATGTTTGTGTGCCTGACGTTCACGCGCCAGAGCATGGCGCCGTTTCTGGAACCTGGCAGCGCGTTGGCGGCGTACTTTGCGTCCGGCCGCGTGTTTCACGTGTTCGAGGAGCTGACGCTGGATATGGAGCAGCAACTGCGGCCCCTGGTGGGTAGTGCCGCTCCGCTCGACACGCTGGCCGTGTACAGTCGCGTGCTGATGTTTTGGCAGTTGCTGGTGCAGCAGCTGGCCCGCCGGCAGCTGGCCCGCCGGCAGCTGGCCCCGGTGGCCACCCGCTTGCTCCAGCCCGACGTGAAGCAGCTGTTTCGGGCCCGCGCCCTGTTAGAAGAAAACTATCAGCAGGTGCCCTCCATCGAAGAGCTGGCCCAGGCCACGGGTATGAGCGCAACCAAGCTCACGCGCTACTTTCCGCAGTACTTCGGACGCACCATTTACCAGTACGCCCAGTACGTGCGCATGCGCAAGGCCCGCGAACTGCTGGGGGAGGGGCGTTTGTCGGTGTCAGAGGTGGGCTTTCTGGTGGGCTACAGCAGTCTGACGCACTTCACCAACGCCTTCCGCAAGCACTTTGACGTGCTACCCCGCGAGGTGCTGCGCCAAGGGCGCCAGCTGGTGCCGGTTTCGGGCGAGTAA
- a CDS encoding NAD-dependent epimerase/dehydratase family protein: MKTCFVTGGSGFVGRYLIAELRRRGYAVRALARSDQAARTVEDLGATSVRGDLDDLTALQTGMAGCDAVFHLAAVVDFNAPAEQLYRVHVVATHNVVAAARQAQVGHLLYLGAASVVANASRQRQLPETFVAPYLHDGYSATKLQAEQYVLAANSSTLKTYAVRPPLIWGVGFSGYAEFKQSAESGEFWFIDGGKHVFSTCHVRNLVEALLLVYEKSPGGHIYFITDGETWTLKRFLTTLLRLYSLPHEFSSLPYSVARVAATVLDAAWRVFNLKGAPPLTKTLLYLFGKEFTISDQKIRRELGFRNVISIEEGMREIERAQAQQPQTA, encoded by the coding sequence ATGAAAACCTGCTTTGTTACGGGCGGCTCCGGCTTCGTCGGCCGCTACCTTATTGCCGAACTCCGCCGCCGGGGCTACGCCGTGCGGGCGCTGGCCCGCTCCGACCAGGCCGCCCGCACCGTGGAGGACCTCGGTGCCACGTCCGTCCGCGGCGACCTCGACGACCTAACCGCCCTGCAAACCGGTATGGCGGGCTGCGACGCCGTGTTTCACTTGGCCGCAGTCGTGGACTTCAATGCCCCGGCTGAGCAGCTGTACCGCGTGCACGTAGTGGCCACCCACAACGTGGTGGCCGCCGCCCGGCAGGCCCAGGTGGGACATCTGCTATACCTGGGCGCCGCCTCGGTAGTAGCCAACGCCAGCAGGCAGCGGCAATTGCCAGAAACGTTTGTGGCGCCTTACCTCCATGATGGCTACTCTGCTACCAAGCTGCAGGCTGAGCAGTATGTGCTGGCAGCCAATAGCTCCACGCTGAAAACCTACGCCGTGCGTCCGCCCCTGATTTGGGGCGTGGGCTTTTCGGGATATGCCGAGTTCAAGCAGTCGGCTGAGAGTGGAGAGTTTTGGTTTATTGACGGCGGAAAGCATGTTTTTTCCACCTGCCACGTGCGTAATCTTGTGGAGGCGTTGCTGCTGGTGTACGAGAAAAGCCCCGGTGGCCATATCTACTTCATCACCGACGGCGAGACGTGGACGCTGAAACGCTTCCTGACCACGCTGCTGCGGCTCTACAGCTTGCCGCACGAGTTTAGCAGCCTCCCCTACAGCGTGGCCCGCGTGGCGGCCACCGTGCTGGACGCCGCGTGGCGCGTGTTCAACCTGAAAGGCGCCCCGCCGCTTACCAAAACCTTGCTCTACCTCTTCGGCAAGGAATTTACCATCAGTGACCAGAAAATCCGGCGAGAGCTGGGCTTCCGCAACGTTATCAGCATAGAAGAAGGCATGCGCGAAATTGAGCGAGCCCAGGCGCAGCAGCCCCAAACGGCGTAG
- a CDS encoding glycoside hydrolase family 15 protein, translating to MTKHTYNLGLVGNCAFLGLIDTDTAVRWLCWPRFDSSFVFGSLLDGQKGGEFSIRPAEARQQAGSRQYYLPNTNVLRTEILLADDGGSYRVTDFAPRFPQYERYYKPLMLIRKVEPLTGTPRVRVACRPVGQYGQLALSRRRSSNHIAFLGLEEEIRLTTNIPLTYILEEEDFTLNETKYLVLTYGAPLEAPLESTAERFLRATTDYWRQWVKSTSISNFHQEQVIRSALALKIHQYEDTGAIIAASTTSLPEAPGSTRNWDYRYCWMRDTYYILTAFNNIGHFEELERYFHYIANISTKVKDRFQPLYGISGASELVEQELPLAGYLGNQPVRIGNDAYTHIQNDVYGQVLVALLPLYVDARFLDPERTNPERLVTEGLRLIEATMDQPDAGLWEFRNLAQYHCYTYLFHWAGSHAARQVARHLGRPDLEAQATRLLAEAAARIEQCFNEERQAYANAVGSPHLDASTLQLIMMGYLDPASERARHHLAALEQELKTPEGLFYRYRHPDDFGTPETTFLICSFWYVETLACVGRLDDAIREFEKLITYTNHLGLLSEDVDARTGSQWGNFPQAYSHVGLVNAAYRIAKKLDRPNFIE from the coding sequence ATGACCAAACATACCTACAACCTGGGCCTGGTGGGCAACTGCGCCTTCCTGGGCCTGATTGACACCGATACGGCGGTGCGCTGGCTGTGCTGGCCCCGCTTCGACAGCAGCTTCGTGTTCGGCTCCCTGCTCGACGGGCAGAAAGGCGGCGAGTTCAGCATCCGGCCCGCCGAGGCCCGCCAGCAGGCCGGCTCCCGCCAGTACTACCTGCCCAACACCAACGTGCTGCGTACCGAAATCCTGCTGGCCGACGACGGCGGTTCCTACCGCGTTACGGATTTCGCGCCCCGCTTTCCGCAGTACGAGCGGTACTACAAGCCCCTGATGCTGATTCGGAAGGTGGAGCCGCTCACGGGCACGCCGCGGGTGCGAGTGGCCTGCCGCCCGGTGGGCCAGTACGGGCAGCTGGCGCTGAGCCGGCGCCGCTCCTCCAACCACATTGCGTTTCTGGGGCTGGAAGAGGAAATCCGCCTCACCACCAACATCCCGCTCACCTACATTCTGGAGGAAGAGGACTTCACCCTAAACGAAACGAAGTACCTGGTGCTTACTTACGGCGCCCCCCTGGAAGCCCCGCTGGAAAGCACCGCCGAGCGGTTTCTCAGGGCCACCACCGACTACTGGCGGCAGTGGGTGAAGAGCACCAGCATCAGCAACTTCCACCAGGAGCAGGTGATACGCTCGGCCCTGGCCCTAAAGATTCACCAGTACGAAGACACCGGCGCCATCATTGCGGCCAGCACTACCTCCCTGCCCGAGGCGCCCGGCAGCACCCGCAACTGGGACTACCGCTACTGCTGGATGCGCGACACCTACTACATCCTGACGGCCTTCAACAACATCGGGCACTTCGAGGAGCTGGAGCGGTACTTCCACTACATTGCCAACATCTCCACCAAGGTCAAGGACCGGTTTCAGCCCCTGTATGGCATCAGCGGGGCCTCGGAGCTGGTGGAGCAGGAGCTACCCCTGGCCGGCTACCTCGGCAACCAGCCCGTGCGCATCGGCAACGACGCCTACACCCACATCCAGAACGACGTGTATGGGCAGGTGCTGGTGGCCCTGCTGCCGCTCTACGTGGATGCCCGCTTCCTGGACCCCGAGCGTACCAACCCCGAACGGCTCGTAACCGAGGGCCTACGCCTGATTGAAGCCACTATGGACCAGCCCGATGCCGGTTTGTGGGAGTTTCGCAACCTGGCCCAGTATCACTGCTATACTTACCTGTTTCACTGGGCCGGCTCGCACGCTGCTCGGCAAGTGGCCCGCCACCTCGGCCGCCCCGACCTTGAAGCCCAGGCCACCCGCCTACTTGCGGAAGCCGCCGCCCGGATTGAACAGTGTTTCAACGAGGAGCGCCAGGCCTACGCCAACGCCGTAGGCTCGCCCCACCTCGATGCCAGCACCTTGCAGCTCATTATGATGGGCTACCTCGACCCCGCCTCCGAGCGGGCCCGCCACCACCTGGCCGCCCTGGAGCAGGAGCTGAAGACCCCCGAAGGCCTGTTCTACCGCTACCGCCACCCCGACGACTTCGGCACCCCCGAAACCACCTTTCTCATCTGCTCCTTCTGGTACGTGGAAACCCTGGCCTGCGTGGGTCGCCTCGACGACGCCATCCGCGAGTTTGAAAAGCTCATTACCTACACCAACCACCTGGGCCTGCTCTCCGAAGACGTAGACGCCCGCACCGGCTCCCAGTGGGGCAACTTCCCCCAGGCCTACAGCCACGTCGGCCTGGTAAACGCCGCCTATCGAATAGCAAAGAAGCTGGACCGGCCGAATTTCATTGAGTAG